A single genomic interval of Tepidamorphus gemmatus harbors:
- a CDS encoding MucR family transcriptional regulator, producing MDQARDNSALIELAADIVSAYVSNNTVPTADLGALINDVHQALLRATTGSAEPVREELKPAVPVRKSVTPEYIVCLEDGKKFKSLKRHLRTHYNLSPEEYREKWGLPADYPMVAPNYAAARSALAKKMGLGQRRKRG from the coding sequence ATGGATCAGGCTCGCGACAATTCTGCGCTCATTGAGCTCGCTGCCGACATCGTTTCGGCCTATGTCAGCAACAATACTGTTCCGACAGCCGATCTCGGCGCATTGATCAACGATGTGCACCAGGCATTGCTGCGCGCCACTACAGGCTCGGCCGAGCCGGTGAGGGAGGAGCTGAAACCGGCGGTCCCGGTGCGCAAGTCCGTTACGCCAGAATACATCGTCTGCCTGGAAGACGGCAAGAAGTTCAAGTCGCTCAAGCGGCATTTGCGCACCCACTACAACCTGTCGCCCGAGGAATACCGCGAGAAGTGGGGACTGCCGGCGGACTATCCGATGGTCGCGCCCAACTATGCTGCGGCGCGTTCGGCGCTGGCCAAGAAGATGGGGCTCGGACAGCGGCGCAAACGCGGCTGA
- a CDS encoding DUF6477 family protein, protein MARDRKTRPGPTKRHGQAARADCERVVRAGAELYDRARHLPRLARATPQEIASGDRAVGRILLARLMRALRSERRRGRAGHWSYDLNRHIALMQAIAAERARLMALDDATAARHAGEERPTANGR, encoded by the coding sequence ATGGCACGGGATCGCAAGACCAGACCGGGCCCGACGAAACGTCACGGGCAGGCGGCGCGAGCGGATTGCGAACGGGTGGTCCGCGCCGGCGCGGAGCTATACGACCGCGCGCGGCATCTGCCCAGGTTGGCGCGGGCGACACCGCAGGAAATCGCCAGCGGCGACCGCGCCGTGGGCCGGATCCTTCTCGCGCGCCTGATGCGGGCGCTGCGCAGCGAACGCCGGCGCGGACGGGCAGGGCACTGGAGCTACGACCTCAACCGGCACATAGCCCTGATGCAGGCGATCGCCGCCGAGCGGGCGCGCCTCATGGCACTCGACGACGCTACGGCTGCACGCCATGCAGGCGAAGAGCGGCCGACGGCCAACGGGCGGTGA
- a CDS encoding helix-turn-helix domain-containing protein — translation MSDTVAAEPAQRGGPGRRPWPGPGDPYVRVTTEVARCFRVMPRALTSPERRGARETLARHVAMYLLNVVHARPYREIGERFGRHRTSVLYACARIEDRRDDPAFDRKLLRLECSLADSGRGQ, via the coding sequence ATGTCCGACACGGTTGCAGCCGAGCCTGCGCAACGCGGCGGGCCAGGCCGACGCCCGTGGCCCGGTCCGGGCGATCCCTATGTTCGCGTCACGACCGAGGTCGCCAGATGCTTTCGCGTCATGCCGCGGGCGCTGACCTCGCCGGAGCGGCGCGGTGCGCGCGAGACCCTGGCGCGCCACGTGGCGATGTATCTGCTCAATGTCGTGCACGCGCGCCCCTACCGCGAGATCGGCGAACGGTTCGGCCGCCACCGCACCAGCGTGCTGTATGCCTGCGCGCGCATCGAGGACCGCCGCGACGACCCGGCCTTCGACCGCAAGCTGCTGCGGCTGGAATGCAGCCTCGCGGACTCCGGGAGAGGCCAATGA
- a CDS encoding DUF6456 domain-containing protein: MTRAPRRRTEARLLAGLEALAMPDARLRRRDDGGADIVRGHAGDRLRSLSPQDVDRLLADGLLEGGPDGWRLAETGRARLRRASRLDDPWRAQHLDMIDTVLEDGAGRRVVTTVANESPLAWLRRRRGADGAPLVSETRYLAGERLRADFERAGLMARVTADWSRPAGRQRRGATNLAADVVDSAIAARQRVNAVFRALGPELAALLIDVCCLLIGLEDAERRRGWPRRSAKVVLGIGLDRLAAHYGLSESATGPERVPTRHWGAADYRPQADPQADPAAAEPG; this comes from the coding sequence ATGACCCGCGCCCCGCGCCGGCGCACCGAGGCGCGTCTGCTCGCCGGTCTCGAGGCGCTTGCCATGCCGGATGCCCGGCTGAGGCGGCGCGACGACGGCGGTGCGGATATTGTACGCGGCCACGCAGGGGACCGGCTGCGGTCCCTCTCGCCGCAGGACGTCGACCGGCTGCTCGCCGACGGTCTGCTCGAAGGCGGCCCGGACGGATGGCGGCTTGCCGAGACCGGACGTGCCCGCCTTCGGCGGGCGTCACGCCTCGACGATCCCTGGCGTGCCCAGCATCTCGACATGATCGATACCGTGCTCGAGGACGGCGCGGGCCGCCGCGTTGTTACCACCGTCGCCAACGAGAGTCCGCTCGCCTGGCTGCGCCGCCGGCGCGGTGCGGACGGCGCGCCGCTGGTCAGCGAAACCCGCTACCTCGCCGGCGAGCGCCTGCGCGCCGATTTCGAGCGGGCCGGGCTGATGGCGCGGGTGACCGCCGACTGGAGCCGCCCGGCCGGCCGGCAGCGGCGCGGCGCCACCAACCTGGCTGCCGATGTCGTCGATTCCGCCATTGCCGCGCGCCAGCGGGTCAATGCCGTCTTCCGCGCACTCGGGCCGGAGCTCGCCGCCCTGCTGATCGATGTCTGCTGCCTGCTGATCGGACTGGAGGACGCAGAGCGCCGTCGCGGCTGGCCGCGCCGTTCGGCCAAGGTCGTGCTCGGCATCGGCCTCGACCGGCTTGCCGCCCACTATGGCCTGTCCGAATCCGCCACCGGGCCGGAGCGCGTGCCGACGCGGCACTGGGGCGCGGCCGATTACCGGCCGCAGGCCGATCCGCAGGCCGATCCGGCTGCGGCGGAGCCGGGCTGA
- a CDS encoding SufE family protein encodes MTAPLPPSVPAIDDIVEDFALLDDWEDRYRYVIELGRSLAPLPDADRTSANKVEGCASQVWLSTRSDGTADPRLTFLGDSDAHIVRGLIAILLSLYSGRRASEILAIEPGAVFERLGLREHLTPQRSNGLNAMVERIRRDARLASAQPVG; translated from the coding sequence ATGACCGCGCCCCTCCCCCCGTCCGTACCCGCCATCGACGACATCGTCGAGGATTTCGCCCTGCTCGACGACTGGGAGGACCGCTACCGTTACGTCATCGAACTCGGCCGCTCGCTGGCGCCGCTGCCGGATGCCGACCGCACCTCAGCCAACAAGGTCGAGGGCTGCGCCAGCCAGGTCTGGCTGTCGACCCGGAGCGACGGCACGGCGGATCCGCGACTGACCTTCCTCGGCGACAGCGACGCGCATATCGTGCGTGGGCTGATCGCCATCCTCCTGTCGCTCTATTCCGGACGCCGGGCGAGCGAGATCCTTGCCATCGAACCGGGGGCCGTGTTCGAGCGGCTGGGGCTGCGCGAGCACCTCACGCCGCAGCGCTCGAACGGGTTGAACGCGATGGTCGAGCGGATCCGTCGCGACGCCCGGCTGGCAAGCGCCCAGCCGGTCGGCTGA
- a CDS encoding DUF5330 domain-containing protein, translating to MFLIRTAFWLTLVILLIPVSGHDGSSGEAAGPEISPVDAFEAARHTVSDLAGFCDRNPDTCRTGSAVVRVLGQKAQAGALMVYEYLAEASEDGSGRQDVRHAVDTLSLEDRHVPWRGPGGES from the coding sequence ATGTTTCTCATCCGCACCGCGTTCTGGCTCACGCTCGTCATCCTGCTGATTCCGGTCAGTGGACATGACGGCAGCAGCGGCGAGGCCGCCGGACCGGAGATCTCGCCGGTCGACGCCTTCGAGGCGGCCCGCCATACGGTTTCCGATCTCGCCGGCTTCTGCGACCGCAATCCCGACACCTGCCGCACCGGTTCGGCGGTGGTCCGGGTGCTCGGCCAGAAGGCGCAGGCCGGCGCGCTGATGGTGTACGAATACCTGGCCGAAGCTTCCGAAGACGGCAGCGGGCGACAGGATGTCCGCCATGCGGTCGACACGCTGAGCCTGGAGGATCGTCACGTGCCGTGGCGCGGCCCGGGCGGCGAGAGCTGA